A single window of Priestia filamentosa DNA harbors:
- the menH gene encoding 2-succinyl-6-hydroxy-2,4-cyclohexadiene-1-carboxylate synthase, producing the protein MNKIIRGVNYNIEIEGEGPPLLLLHGFTGSQATWKHVKEYFTHYKVITIDLIGHGETDKPADPSRYTMEETVADLVQLFYELKIEKATVLGYSMGGRVALSFGILYPHKVTALILESSSPGLKTIEEKKARQLNDEQLASFINEKGIEAFVEKWENIPLFHSQKSLPNDIIEEVRKERLKNVPRGLANSLIGMGTGMQPSWWPLLSTLNMPILLITGKLDIKFCQIGLEIDEQLTNSFLERVEEVGHAIHVEKPRIFSKIVDGFLQSVHE; encoded by the coding sequence ATGAACAAAATCATTCGTGGAGTGAATTATAATATTGAAATCGAAGGAGAAGGCCCACCTCTTCTGCTTCTTCACGGTTTTACAGGATCTCAGGCAACATGGAAACATGTGAAGGAATATTTTACCCATTATAAAGTGATTACAATAGATCTTATTGGACATGGAGAAACAGACAAGCCTGCTGACCCTAGTCGTTATACGATGGAGGAAACTGTAGCAGATTTGGTTCAACTGTTCTATGAGTTAAAGATTGAAAAAGCAACGGTTCTTGGTTATTCAATGGGTGGAAGAGTTGCATTATCGTTTGGAATTTTATATCCTCATAAAGTGACGGCACTTATATTAGAAAGCTCTTCACCTGGTCTTAAGACAATTGAAGAAAAGAAAGCTCGTCAATTGAATGATGAGCAACTTGCTTCTTTCATTAACGAAAAAGGAATAGAGGCTTTTGTGGAAAAGTGGGAAAACATCCCGCTCTTTCATTCTCAAAAGTCCCTGCCAAATGATATTATTGAAGAAGTAAGAAAAGAGCGATTAAAAAATGTTCCCCGCGGTTTAGCAAATAGCTTAATTGGGATGGGGACAGGCATGCAGCCTTCATGGTGGCCGCTTTTGTCTACTCTCAATATGCCAATACTTCTTATCACAGGAAAACTTGATATAAAGTTTTGTCAAATTGGTTTAGAGATAGATGAGCAGCTTACAAACTCTTTTTTAGAAAGAGTTGAAGAAGTTGGGCATGCTATACATGTGGAAAAACCTCGAATTTTTAGTAAAATAGTAGATGGGTTTTTACAAAGTGTACATGAATAA